One window of Leptotrichia sp. oral taxon 215 str. W9775 genomic DNA carries:
- a CDS encoding DUF308 domain-containing protein — protein MKFSNRLLLFLAGVVFVLLGLFLFTNPVANLVAYSWWIAFDLLVSSIAAILGYFSAPKELRSPVYLFQGFVSLLLALYLVAYGFLTLPVVIPTIVGIWLIVEAIIAFFKGNRLGLIFPIIGSNITWVALLEFLLGLVILFNPVATGVFVVYVIAFAFLVTGFTYIIEVFRK, from the coding sequence ATGAAATTTTCTAATCGTTTATTGCTATTCCTTGCAGGAGTTGTTTTTGTCCTTTTAGGACTTTTCCTATTTACAAACCCAGTAGCTAATCTTGTTGCTTACAGCTGGTGGATTGCATTTGATTTACTGGTTTCTTCTATAGCAGCTATTTTAGGCTATTTCTCTGCACCAAAAGAGCTTCGCTCACCTGTTTATCTTTTCCAAGGATTTGTTAGTCTTCTCTTAGCTCTTTACCTCGTTGCTTATGGCTTTTTGACCCTGCCGGTCGTCATTCCGACCATTGTAGGAATTTGGTTAATTGTAGAAGCCATTATTGCTTTCTTTAAAGGCAATCGTCTAGGATTGATTTTCCCTATTATTGGTAGCAATATCACGTGGGTAGCCTTGCTTGAATTTTTACTAGGTCTAGTGATTCTGTTCAATCCAGTGGCTACAGGTGTCTTTGTCGTTTATGTCATTGCCTTTGCATTTTTAGTTACTGGCTTCACCTACATTATTGAGGTCTTTCGTAAATAG